From a single Nakaseomyces glabratus chromosome F, complete sequence genomic region:
- the DAL81 gene encoding Dal81p (CAGL0F06743g~Ortholog(s) have RNA polymerase II transcription coactivator activity involved in preinitiation complex assembly, RNA polymerase II transcription factor activity and sequence-specific DNA binding, more), protein MDSGSGGNVNGNSGSPNGSDRTSGDLGSRQHFIDDGQSRIEDLLPEAHDNKDGGTAEGNDLLGFKENYDSFLSDLSNNGDKTKLHIDDQNPNFAELLSEYDSLVNDVFSPEAENKCDGCKKENVKCTTKSDMTGCYNCQEKHIHCSLDQRSPQDLGPVISRKRSNQSERSSIDLKRGKSSNFDSPSSFFNDIKSHSPQSVGKQNLNRSSSNKSHQSSVQYSPGSTKSQYNMMTQSRQSPQPPIQYPRSSFYLGSSSIYDTKLINSIKLDSIDQVQLSPTVALRRVAPNVQFMLKDDYNQEVYLKQEQEVDLVESLIYPHGKALVEMFFKLVHPYYPILHERVFLEKYSRSYRELTAPLLASIYSLALQWWDFHPGFIGFPKPDVIEKLNSIAFETFLNRIERPKLSMVQTGLLLLLCRSECTNNWVISSCLVALAEELGLGIECQEWRLPKWEKDLRKRLAWAVWAQDKWTALLESRHSHLILGRNWMVQMLSVSDLPINSPMITENEAESSIDIAIGAPMFQITPTMDDFKNGALIFQYYVSLSIILGEIMDTFYTLGSIHINTSIEQVLRLAKPLQLKLREWYRQLPPQLSMSKFESKKFNCNATLTLCYFTTEITLHRKIIASIKPDTPEEIKKVCRTAARTRLVAAVEFIRDLKSEHTNAFWFPSATGSIMLIGSFAALLYTSSESKEESKYLSDLVRHYIWILRVGSKTFDKFGHALTNMHALFVEIPGLLNNDVGDNEPEYKGKAPSYGSPPTSNKTFGGSNASSWQGSPSSFSKSHSNGPEKSFSRSDQASPSN, encoded by the coding sequence ATGGACAGTGGCAGTGGAGGAAATGTTAACGGAAACAGTGGGAGTCCCAACGGAAGTGATAGAACAAGTGGTGATCTTGGCTCGAGGCAACATTTTATAGATGATGGGCAATCCAGGATAGAAGATTTATTACCAGAGGCCCATGATAATAAGGACGGTGGTACTGCTGAGGGTAATGACTTACTGGGcttcaaagaaaactaCGACAGCTTTCTGTCTGATCTATCTAATAACGGCGATAAAACCAAATTGCATATCGATGACCAGAATCCGAATTTTGCAGAGTTACTAAGTGAGTACGATTCATTGGTGAATGATGTCTTCAGTCCCGAAGCTGAAAACAAGTGCGATGGCTGtaaaaaggaaaatgtTAAATGCACTACCAAGTCTGACATGACTGGTTGCTACAATTGCCAAGAAAAACATATACATTGTTCATTAGATCAGCGATCTCCTCAGGACTTGGGACCTGTGATCTCAAGGAAGCGAAGTAATCAGAGTGAACGCTCAAGTATTGATCTGAAGAGAGGTAAAAGTTCGAACTTTGATTCTCCTAGCTCATTCTTCAATGACATCAAATCTCATTCACCACAGAGTGTTGGGAAGCAAAATCTAAATCGATCAAGTAGCAATAAATCTCATCAAAGCTCTGTTCAATATAGCCCTGGTTCAACAAAATCACAATACAACATGATGACTCAGTCAAGACAGTCACCTCAACCACCTATACAATATCCTAGGTCTTCCTTTTATTTAGGGTCATCATCCATATACGATACGAAACTGATAAACTCCATCAAACTCGATAGTATTGACCAAGTACAGTTATCGCCTACTGTAGCATTAAGACGTGTAGCGCCAAATGTCCAGTTTATGCTGAAAGATGACTATAATCAAGAGGTGTATCTGAAACAGGAGCAAGAAGTTGATCTAGTAGAAAGTCTTATATACCCACATGGGAAAGCGCTGGTAGAGATGTTTTTTAAACTGGTACATCCTTATTATCCAATATTGCATGAACGAGTATTTCTAGAAAAGTATTCTAGATCATATAGGGAGCTTACTGCACCTTTGTTAGCATCGATATATTCTTTGGCGTTGCAATGGTGGGACTTTCATCCCGGTTTTATTGGCTTCCCAAAGCCAGATGTGATCGAAAAGCTAAACTCGATTGCTTTTGAGACATTTTTAAACAGAATAGAGCGTCCAAAACTGAGTATGGTTCAAACCGGCCTGTTACTACTTTTATGTAGAAGTGAATGTACAAATAACTGGGTGATATCGTCCTGTTTGGTAGCATTGGCCGAAGAACTAGGACTAGGTATAGAATGTCAAGAATGGCGTTTACCGAAGTGGGAGAAAGATTTAAGAAAGAGATTAGCATGGGCTGTGTGGGCTCAAGATAAATGGACTGCACTTTTAGAATCTAGGCATTCTCATTTGATTCTAGGAAGGAATTGGATGGTTCAAATGTTATCAGTTTCTGACTTGCCTATTAATTCACCAATGATAACTGAAAATGAAGCGGAATCTTCAATAGATATTGCAATTGGCGCACCAATGTTCCAAATAACTCCTACGATGGACGACTTTAAAAACGGTGCACTTATATTCCAGTATTACGTCTCCCTAAGCATTATCCTTGGTGAAATTATGGATACATTTTATACTTTGGGTTCAATTCACATTAATACCTCCATTGAACAGGTGTTGCGGTTAGCTAAACCTCTTCAACTGAAACTTAGAGAATGGTATCGCCAGCTACCACCTCAATTATCAATGTCTAAGTTTGAGTCGAAAAAGTTCAATTGCAACGCCACTTTGACATTGTGCTACTTTACTACAGAGATTACTCTTCATCGCAAAATTATTGCTAGTATCAAGCCCGACACTccagaagaaataaaaaaggtTTGCAGAACGGCTGCAAGAACAAGATTGGTGGCTGCTGTCGAATTTATAAGGGATTTAAAAAGCGAACATACAAATGCATTCTGGTTTCCGTCAGCAACAGGATCAATTATGCTAATAGGATCATTTGCAGCATTACTATACACATCATCTGAATCAAAGGAAGAATCAAAGTACTTGAGCGACCTTGTTCGTCATTATATTTGGATTCTCAGAGTTGGATCCAAAACGTTTGATAAATTTGGGCATGCATTGACAAACATGCATGCATTATTTGTAGAAATACCCGGGCTTTTAAATAATGATGTCGGTGACAACGAGCCAGAATATAAGGGCAAAGCACCAAGTTATGGCTCCCCACCTACATCTAATAAAACGTTTGGAGGATCAAAtgcttcttcttggcaAGGATCGCCTAGCTCATTTTCTAAATCCCATAGTAATGGTCCTGAAAAGAGTTTCAGTAGAAGTGATCAGGCATCACCATCAAACTAA
- the INA22 gene encoding Ina22p (CAGL0F06765g~Ortholog(s) have role in mitochondrial proton-transporting ATP synthase complex assembly and INA complex localization) — translation MLRTTLRTIVRNTSYGGITSRCASSVAAPAAKKSRFDKSVVKPLLVLVVFGSVLTNVMEERRKYSDMERRYQLKINKLEELIERANVGEKNLDIAAELKIIDALFKVSQNQRYTGIIGNTKHHNGPSTPLKSKQDNEESLEDIWQELVSSLEEDELKLKREQELNKAKLSNELVTDKQLLKEQKKKEELEKNLVPSHATHTIVSTPGEVSEAAKDTSLKRFV, via the coding sequence ATGCTCAGAACTACTTTAAGGACCATCGTTAGGAACACTTCTTATGGAGGCATAACTAGTAGGTGTGCATCTAGTGTCGCTGCACCTGCTGCTAAGAAATCTCGATTTGATAAAAGCGTTGTCAAACCTTTGCTAGTATTAGTAGTATTTGGATCAGTGCTAACAAATGTAATGGAAGAGAGGAGAAAATATAGTGATATGGAGAGAAGGTATCAACTGAAGATTAATAAGCTTGAAGAGCTGATTGAAAGAGCAAACGTTGGCGAAAAGAATCTGGATATCGCTGCTGAGCTGAAAATAATTGATGCACTATTCAAAGTGAGTCAGAATCAAAGATATACAGGTATAATTGGAAATACCAAGCATCACAATGGTCCTAGCACTCCGCTTAAGAGCAAACAGGACAACGAAGAAAGCTTGGAAGACATCTGGCAAGAGTTAGTATCTTCTTTGGAAGAAGACGAGTTAAAACTGAAGAGAGAACAAGAATTAAATAAAGCAAAGCTAAGCAATGAGCTGGTCACAGATAAGCAGTTGCTGAAagagcaaaagaaaaaagaggAGCTTGAAAAAAACTTAGTTCCTTCTCATGCAACACACACAATTGTCAGCACTCCAGGTGAAGTATCTGAAGCCGCCAAAGACACATCATTGAAAAGGTTTGTATAA
- the MND2 gene encoding Mnd2p (CAGL0F06787g~Ortholog(s) have role in anaphase-promoting complex-dependent catabolic process, mitotic sister chromatid segregation, protein autoubiquitination, reciprocal meiotic recombination, regulation of mitotic metaphase/anaphase transition) has translation MDSIVPGVELLDGSESQSLLNIALFEQIKEKLNRQQGLRHKNNAAHLRGQIGLREGTVNNESEDENQGDEAPYIPPLSAYSATSDEPYLPLRSIKKGCFKVSIAAMKYDDFERRMYQIRKTGWHTLKPIGVAKTMAEIRREQRHKKEGSSNPESSQPETATEPDVDMLHQENINVAYTATNNRAYSNNTDVGAAIQNQERVLETSVEPQNRDNSFSVQGIGQDVNEGEEEEDEEDEISYDYDAEFARVEVEDEESDFQNRSNFFDSSNISDLNHGVTAGINDNEATGGLSIQQFVETTAPNQNPYDDVYDESESNTRRVHLDPDESIDRISSDFVSDNQEFTEMPTVDISDTINESDIMRSSRVSSLQNQQQ, from the coding sequence ATGGATAGCATTGTCCCGGGTGTGGAATTGCTAGATGGCAGCGAATCACAATCGCTGCTAAATATTGCTCTGTTTGAGCAGATCAAAGAGAAATTGAACAGGCAGCAAGGGCTACGACATAAGAATAATGCGGCTCATTTGAGAGGCCAAATAGGTCTCCGAGAAGGTACAGTGAATAACGAGTCTGAGGATGAGAACCAGGGAGATGAAGCGCCTTATATACCACCTCTGTCAGCTTATAGTGCGACTAGTGACGAGCCGTATTTACCCTTGAGAAGCATTAAGAAGGGTTGTTTCAAAGTTTCTATAGCTGCCATGAAGTATGATGACTTTGAGAGAAGAATGTATCAAATACGGAAGACTGGTTGGCATACACTGAAACCTATTGGGGTGGCTAAAACTATGGCAGAGATTAGAAGAGAGCAAAGGCACAAGAAAGAGGGTAGTTCAAATCCTGAATCATCACAGCCTGAAACCGCAACAGAGCCTGACGTTGATATGTTACATCAGGAAAATATCAATGTTGCCTACACTGCTACAAACAATAGGGCATATAGTAATAATACAGACGTAGGGGCGGCTATTCAGAACCAAGAAAGAGTTTTAGAGACAAGTGTTGAACCACAGAACCGAGATAATTCATTCAGTGTTCAAGGTATCGGTCAAGATGTTAATGAAGgagaggaagaggaagatgaggaagatgagATTTCTTATGATTATGATGCAGAGTTTGCCCGCGTGGAAGTTGAGGATGAAGAGTCGGATTTTCAAAATCGTAGTAATTTCTTTGACTCTTCAAACATATCTGACCTAAATCATGGAGTAACTGCTGGGATTAACGATAATGAAGCAACAGGTGGGCTATCAATCCAACAGTTTGTGGAAACAACAGCACCTAATCAAAACCCGTATGATGATGTGTATGATGAGAGTGAGAGTAACACCCGCCGAGTTCATCTAGATCCTGACGAAAGCATTGACAGAATATCCTCTGATTTTGTATCGGACAACCAGGAGTTTACAGAGATGCCCACTGTTGATATCTCTGATACAATTAATGAGAGTGACATTATGAGAAGTAGTCGAGTAAGCTCTTTGCAAAACCAGCAACAGTAG
- the YVH1 gene encoding tyrosine protein phosphatase YVH1 (CAGL0F06809g~Ortholog(s) have protein tyrosine phosphatase activity) yields MEVTRVLGGIYMGGFTPLANHTPLKAEYNITHILSVIKLDTIPEYLVRKGYTLKSIPIDDDDTTDILQYFNESNKFLDHCLYPYEQEYDPALVDFRKKKQDPQNAVYVHCQAGISRSTSFVVAYLMYRFGLRLKDALHAVRRKRPQVEPNPNFMEQLQVYAEMGANRVDPDNQLYKTWKLAQSIKVDPTGRDILSKDDTYKDSSNEDQELDKLTKEELSQTTVIRCKNCRKRLALSTSFIKHDPPSKQSSEGHFIRRAAGSRRIIDIQESSTTCSHFFVEPLNWMKQELQGKQELEGKFSCPGCSYKVGGYNWKGSRCSCGKWVIPAIHLQSSKVDHFPLAERTLPNMVNFKPSNVPLPKN; encoded by the coding sequence ATGGAGGTTACTAGAGTGCTGGGTGGCATATACATGGGTGGGTTCACGCCGTTGGCGAACCACACGCCGTTGAAAGCGGAGTACAACATCACGCATATCCTCTCGGTGATCAAGTTGGACACTATACCGGAGTACCTGGTGCGCAAGGGATACACGCTGAAGTCTATCCCGATAGATGACGACGACACCACTGACATTCTGCAGTACTTCAACGAGTCCAACAAGTTTCTGGACCACTGTCTGTACCCGTACGAGCAAGAGTACGACCCGGCGCTGGTGGACTTCcggaagaagaaacaggACCCGCAGAACGCGGTGTACGTGCACTGCCAGGCGGGTATCTCCAGGTCGACGTCGTTCGTTGTCGCCTACCTGATGTACAGGTTCGGCCTGCGCTTGAAAGACGCCTTGCACGCGGTGCGGAGGAAGAGACCTCAGGTCGAGCCCAACCCGAACTTCATGGAACAGCTGCAGGTGTACGCAGAGATGGGCGCCAACCGCGTGGACCCGGACAACCAGCTGTACAAGACATGGAAGCTGGCACAGTCCATCAAGGTCGACCCCACTGGGCGCGACATCTTGTCCAAGGACGACACATATAAGGACAGCTCAAACGAGGACCAAGAGCTGGACAAGCTGACAAAAGAAGAGCTTTCACAAACCACAGTGATCAGGTGCAAGAACTGCAGGAAAAGATTGGCCCTGTCGACTTCCTTCATAAAGCATGACCCACCAAGTAAACAATCCTCAGAGGGACACTTCATCAGAAGAGCAGCCGGGTCTCGCAGAATCATCGATATCCAGGAATCATCCACTACTTGCTCTCACTTCTTCGTCGAGCCATTGAACTGGATGAAACAGGAACTGCAAGGTAAACAAGAACTGGAAGGGAAGTTCTCTTGCCCCGGTTGCAGCTATAAAGTCGGAGGCTATAACTGGAAGGGCTCCAGGTGTAGTTGCGGTAAATGGGTCATTCCTGCCATCCATCTACAAAGTAGTAAAGTTGATCACTTTCCTTTGGCAGAGAGAACATTGCCAAACATGGTTAATTTCAAGCCATCGAACGTGCCTTTACccaaaaattga